In Flavobacterium okayamense, a single window of DNA contains:
- a CDS encoding efflux RND transporter periplasmic adaptor subunit, which produces MKNNKIVIYIGILVVGVLLGWLLFGGSTNEETDHNHDAVAATNQMWTCSMHPQIMQPEPGDCPICGMDLIPAESGSDGLMADQFKLTENAMALANIQTTVVGKGNVEGNTIKLSGKIAENEEANAVQVSYFAGRIERLNVSFTGEEVRKGQLLATIYSPELYAAQQELITAASLKESQPALYKAVRNKLKLWKLSENQINQIEKTRKVMENFPVYATVSGTVTEKLVEQGDYIKQGQPLLKIANLNNVWANFDVYENQIEQFKKGQEVNIITNAYPNKEFKGKVDFIDPILNTKTRTVKLRVVLNNKEAIFKPGMFVTAKVKATNSLSNEILTIPSSSVLWTGERSVVYLKTNPNEPIFEMKEVSLGNKIGDSYEVLEGLYSGNEIVTHGTFTVDAAAQLQGKKSMMNKKGGKTVTGHEGHLGMDKNLSNTEMNETKMNERLKVSEKFKGQLRDIYNNYINLKDALINEDIKGSSQNASKLLSNLSKVDMKLLNEEAHNHWMTIETEIKSSATSIASSKNIKTQRNHFKHLSSHFINAIQLFGINEKVYVEFCPMADNNKGAYWLSQEEKIRNPYFGDAMLKCGEVKQTIE; this is translated from the coding sequence ATGAAAAATAATAAAATAGTCATATATATTGGCATACTCGTAGTAGGTGTGTTATTGGGTTGGTTGCTTTTTGGTGGCTCGACAAATGAAGAAACAGACCATAATCACGATGCGGTTGCAGCAACCAATCAAATGTGGACGTGTTCTATGCATCCACAAATTATGCAACCAGAACCAGGCGATTGTCCTATTTGTGGTATGGATTTAATTCCTGCGGAAAGCGGAAGTGATGGCTTAATGGCAGACCAATTTAAACTAACAGAAAATGCGATGGCATTAGCCAATATTCAAACAACTGTTGTAGGCAAGGGAAATGTTGAAGGCAACACCATAAAGTTATCTGGTAAAATTGCTGAAAACGAAGAAGCCAATGCAGTACAGGTAAGTTATTTCGCTGGAAGAATTGAACGTTTGAATGTGAGTTTTACAGGCGAAGAAGTTCGTAAAGGTCAATTATTGGCAACCATTTATTCGCCAGAACTCTATGCAGCACAACAAGAATTAATCACAGCAGCTTCTTTAAAAGAATCTCAACCTGCTTTATACAAAGCAGTCCGTAATAAATTGAAATTATGGAAACTCTCTGAAAATCAAATCAATCAAATAGAAAAAACAAGAAAAGTCATGGAGAATTTTCCAGTTTATGCAACTGTTTCAGGGACCGTAACGGAAAAATTAGTAGAACAAGGCGATTACATTAAACAAGGTCAACCTTTACTTAAAATTGCTAATTTAAATAATGTTTGGGCAAATTTTGATGTATATGAAAACCAAATAGAACAATTCAAGAAAGGTCAAGAAGTTAATATAATAACCAATGCGTATCCTAATAAAGAATTTAAAGGTAAAGTAGATTTTATAGACCCTATTTTAAATACTAAAACTAGAACAGTTAAATTAAGAGTTGTTTTAAATAATAAGGAAGCTATTTTTAAACCAGGTATGTTTGTTACAGCAAAAGTAAAAGCAACAAATTCTCTTTCAAATGAAATACTTACTATTCCTTCTTCTTCTGTTTTGTGGACAGGAGAACGTTCAGTAGTTTATCTAAAAACAAATCCTAACGAACCAATATTTGAAATGAAAGAAGTTTCTTTAGGAAATAAAATAGGAGACTCTTATGAAGTTTTAGAAGGTTTATATTCTGGAAACGAAATAGTAACTCATGGTACATTTACAGTTGATGCCGCCGCACAACTCCAAGGCAAAAAATCAATGATGAATAAGAAAGGTGGTAAAACGGTGACAGGTCATGAAGGTCATTTAGGCATGGATAAGAATTTATCAAATACCGAAATGAATGAAACTAAAATGAATGAACGACTAAAAGTGTCAGAGAAGTTTAAAGGACAGCTAAGAGATATATACAATAACTACATCAATTTAAAAGACGCTTTAATAAATGAAGATATAAAAGGTAGTTCACAAAATGCATCAAAATTACTATCAAATTTAAGTAAAGTAGATATGAAATTACTTAATGAAGAAGCACATAATCATTGGATGACTATTGAAACTGAAATTAAATCTTCTGCAACTTCCATAGCTAGTTCTAAAAACATTAAAACGCAAAGAAATCACTTTAAACATTTATCTTCACATTTCATAAATGCGATTCAACTTTTTGGTATCAATGAAAAGGTATATGTAGAATTTTGCCCTATGGCAGATAATAATAAAGGAGCGTATTGGTTAAGTCAAGAAGAAAAAATTCGAAATCCATATTTTGGTGATGCAATGCTGAAGTGTGGTGAAGTTAAACAAACAATAGAATAA
- a CDS encoding heavy metal translocating P-type ATPase: protein MKHTYHIHGMTCNGCRSHVEETLSKVGGVSKATVDLDKAEANIEMESHIPIETFQEALKKDGGTYSIHKQGEHHQHSEAKKEKQPKGTGTFYCPMHCEGDKTYDKPGDCPVCGMDLVEEQNLSATSKEQWTCPMHPEIVKDEAGSCPICGMDLVPMEADSSAEEKTYKKLLKKFWIATAFTLPIFLMAMSEMLNNNPLYDIMEQKYWNWIQFALSIPVVFYATWMFFERAYKSIKTWNLNMFTLIGIGAGVAWSFSVFGMFFPDVFPSQFKTESGAVHVYFEAATVILTLVLLGQLLEARAHSKTNSAVKELLKLAPNKAIKIVDGEEVEVSIDEIELNDILKVKPGDKIPVDGVITEGETTIDESMITGEPIPVNKSQEDKVSSGTINGNQSFLMKAEKVGSDTLLSQIIHMVNDASRSRAPIQNLADKVSGYFVPVVVLISIITFIVWSIWGPEPVYVYAFVNAIAVLIIACPCALGLATPMSVMVGVGKGAQNGVLIKNAEALEKMDKVNTLIVDKTGTITEGKPTVETVGAFNDALNKNELLQYIVSLNTNSEHPLAEATVKYGKEHNAEILKSEDFSAVTGKGVEAKIDGKNVALGNPKMMEYAKADITSKMKDEAKSYQEQGKTVSYLSIDETVVGYVVIGDKIKETSAKAIKALQDKGIDVIMLTGDNHDTAKAVASELNLADFKASMLPEDKLKEVEKLQEKGKVVAMAGDGINDAPALAKSDVGIAMGTGTDVAIESAMITLVKGDLHGIVKAKNLSNAVMKNIKQNLFFALIYNTLGVPIAAGVLFPFFGILLSPMIAALAMSFSSVSVIGNALRLRTKNI from the coding sequence ATGAAACACACATATCACATACACGGAATGACTTGCAACGGTTGTCGCAGTCACGTTGAGGAAACGCTCTCTAAAGTAGGAGGTGTTTCAAAAGCAACAGTCGATTTAGATAAGGCAGAAGCTAACATAGAAATGGAATCACATATTCCCATAGAAACATTTCAAGAAGCCTTAAAAAAAGATGGTGGTACATATAGCATTCATAAACAAGGTGAACACCATCAGCATTCAGAAGCTAAAAAGGAAAAGCAACCTAAAGGTACAGGCACATTTTATTGTCCTATGCATTGCGAAGGCGATAAAACTTATGATAAACCAGGCGATTGTCCTGTTTGCGGAATGGATTTGGTGGAAGAACAAAATCTATCAGCAACTTCAAAGGAACAATGGACGTGTCCGATGCATCCAGAAATTGTCAAAGACGAAGCAGGTTCGTGTCCTATTTGTGGGATGGATTTAGTGCCAATGGAAGCAGATAGTTCAGCAGAAGAAAAAACGTATAAAAAGCTATTAAAGAAATTTTGGATTGCCACAGCATTTACCTTGCCCATTTTCTTAATGGCTATGAGCGAAATGCTCAATAACAATCCGTTGTACGATATAATGGAACAGAAATATTGGAACTGGATTCAGTTTGCATTATCAATTCCAGTAGTGTTTTATGCCACTTGGATGTTCTTTGAACGTGCCTATAAAAGCATTAAGACTTGGAATCTCAATATGTTTACACTTATTGGGATTGGTGCAGGTGTGGCGTGGTCGTTTAGTGTTTTTGGTATGTTCTTTCCAGACGTATTTCCAAGTCAATTTAAAACAGAATCAGGTGCAGTTCACGTCTATTTTGAAGCAGCAACTGTGATTTTAACGTTAGTGCTTTTAGGTCAATTGTTAGAAGCTCGTGCACATAGTAAAACCAATTCGGCAGTAAAAGAACTGTTGAAATTAGCACCTAATAAAGCCATAAAAATAGTAGATGGTGAAGAAGTTGAAGTCAGTATTGACGAGATAGAACTTAATGATATTCTAAAAGTGAAACCAGGAGATAAAATTCCTGTGGATGGTGTGATAACTGAAGGCGAAACAACTATTGATGAATCTATGATTACAGGCGAACCTATTCCTGTAAACAAATCTCAAGAAGATAAAGTAAGTAGCGGAACCATTAATGGGAATCAATCCTTTTTAATGAAAGCAGAAAAGGTAGGAAGTGACACTTTATTATCACAAATCATTCATATGGTTAATGATGCCAGTAGAAGTCGTGCACCTATTCAAAATTTAGCAGATAAAGTTTCAGGCTATTTTGTGCCAGTTGTAGTTCTTATTTCTATTATCACATTTATTGTATGGTCTATTTGGGGACCAGAACCAGTTTATGTGTATGCGTTTGTCAATGCAATTGCAGTACTAATCATTGCTTGTCCTTGTGCTTTAGGTTTAGCAACACCAATGTCTGTAATGGTTGGTGTGGGTAAAGGTGCTCAAAATGGTGTATTGATTAAAAATGCTGAAGCTCTTGAAAAAATGGATAAGGTAAATACGCTTATCGTTGACAAGACAGGAACAATTACCGAAGGAAAACCAACAGTTGAAACCGTTGGAGCTTTTAATGATGCTTTAAACAAAAATGAGCTACTTCAATACATCGTTTCATTAAATACCAATAGTGAACATCCTTTGGCAGAAGCGACAGTTAAATATGGCAAAGAACACAACGCAGAAATTTTAAAGTCCGAAGATTTTAGTGCTGTTACAGGAAAAGGTGTTGAAGCTAAAATTGATGGAAAAAATGTAGCATTAGGTAATCCTAAAATGATGGAATATGCTAAAGCGGATATTACTTCTAAAATGAAAGACGAAGCTAAATCTTACCAAGAACAGGGTAAAACAGTTTCTTATTTGTCAATAGATGAAACCGTAGTTGGATATGTAGTTATAGGCGATAAAATAAAAGAAACAAGTGCTAAAGCCATTAAAGCACTTCAAGATAAAGGCATTGATGTTATAATGCTTACAGGCGATAATCACGATACTGCAAAAGCAGTAGCATCAGAACTTAATCTCGCAGATTTTAAAGCCAGTATGCTACCAGAAGATAAACTCAAAGAAGTAGAGAAACTGCAAGAAAAAGGGAAAGTGGTTGCTATGGCAGGTGATGGTATTAATGATGCACCAGCATTGGCAAAAAGTGATGTAGGTATTGCAATGGGAACAGGAACAGATGTAGCGATAGAAAGTGCTATGATAACTTTAGTAAAAGGCGATTTACACGGTATTGTAAAAGCAAAAAATTTGAGTAATGCTGTAATGAAGAACATTAAGCAAAACCTATTTTTTGCACTTATCTACAACACTTTAGGTGTACCTATTGCAGCAGGTGTGTTGTTTCCATTCTTCGGAATACTACTCTCGCCAATGATAGCAGCTTTAGCAATGAGTTTTAGCTCGGTTTCGGTAATAGGTAACGCATTACGATTAAGAACAAAAAACATTTAA
- a CDS encoding cation transporter has translation MQKTVFKISKMDCPSEENLIKMKLSDIDGIKQLDFNLEERILTLYHNSNVNEIGNALNELKLNESLISSEDTDTIITESTRSQSKLLWTVLIINFAFFIIEMSTGLISKSMGLVADSLDMLADSFVYGLSLIAVGGTVLKKKRIAKYAGYFQITLAIIGIVEVIRRFLGYEALPVFSTMIIVSVFALIANGICLYLLQKSKSQEAHMRASMIFTSNDIIINLGVITAGVLVNWLHSGIPDLIIGIIVFGLVIQGAFRILKLSK, from the coding sequence ATGCAGAAAACAGTTTTCAAAATATCAAAAATGGATTGTCCTTCTGAAGAAAATCTAATTAAGATGAAGCTATCTGATATAGATGGTATCAAACAACTTGATTTTAATTTAGAAGAAAGAATCTTAACACTATATCATAATTCAAATGTAAATGAAATTGGTAATGCCTTAAATGAATTAAAATTAAATGAAAGTTTAATCAGTTCAGAAGATACAGACACAATTATTACTGAATCTACAAGGAGTCAATCCAAACTGTTGTGGACAGTTCTAATCATCAATTTTGCATTTTTTATTATCGAAATGAGTACAGGACTTATTTCAAAATCAATGGGATTAGTTGCTGATAGTTTAGATATGTTGGCAGATTCATTTGTTTACGGATTGAGTTTAATAGCGGTTGGTGGTACAGTTTTAAAAAAGAAACGGATTGCAAAATATGCAGGCTATTTTCAGATAACACTTGCAATTATCGGAATCGTTGAGGTAATACGTAGATTTTTAGGCTATGAAGCTTTACCTGTATTTTCAACAATGATTATAGTTTCAGTATTTGCTTTGATTGCAAATGGCATTTGCTTGTACCTCTTACAAAAATCTAAAAGTCAAGAAGCACATATGCGTGCCAGTATGATTTTTACCTCTAACGATATTATAATAAATCTTGGCGTAATTACAGCAGGCGTTTTAGTCAATTGGCTGCATTCTGGTATTCCAGATTTAATTATAGGAATCATTGTATTTGGATTGGTGATACAAGGTGCATTCAGGATATTAAAATTAAGTAAGTAA
- a CDS encoding DUF305 domain-containing protein, giving the protein MENSKEHSNKGNYKTFFIMLACSFVAMYITMYLNTYSIDHVWFSLTRFYMTCLGISTMAVIMWFFMRKMYNDKKKNIAILASSFILFVGALGLVRTQAPIIGDVLWMKAMIPHHSIAILTSERADIQDPEVKKLAEDIIKAQRKEIEEMKAMIKRLENEK; this is encoded by the coding sequence ATGGAAAATTCAAAAGAACACTCAAACAAAGGAAATTACAAAACCTTCTTTATAATGTTGGCTTGCTCATTTGTAGCAATGTACATAACGATGTATTTAAACACCTATTCCATAGACCACGTATGGTTTAGTCTAACACGATTCTATATGACGTGTTTAGGGATTTCAACAATGGCAGTAATAATGTGGTTTTTTATGCGAAAAATGTATAATGATAAAAAGAAGAATATCGCAATACTCGCAAGTAGTTTCATTCTGTTTGTTGGTGCATTAGGGTTGGTAAGAACACAAGCACCCATTATTGGTGATGTCCTTTGGATGAAAGCAATGATACCACATCATTCTATCGCTATTTTAACAAGTGAGAGAGCAGATATTCAAGACCCAGAAGTTAAAAAATTAGCAGAAGACATTATAAAAGCACAACGTAAAGAAATAGAAGAAATGAAAGCAATGATAAAACGATTAGAGAATGAAAAATAA